TATCGTCAGCAATTTCTTTATGAAGTTTTGCAGAGTATAAAAGAGTCGGTGTAATGATGTTCCATAACAACTCTCCTGCGCGGTCTTTCGCGTATACAAGCGCTTTCAATTTATTCGATAAACCTTTTTCTTGTTTACTTAACTCGATAGATGCAGCTTTTAATTTTTTGCGAGCTTCATATTCCATCGTTTCTGGATTTAATTCTAAAATTTCTTTTCCTTGTTTTAAGAAGAAGCCTTGACCTGTTTTGCTTCCAAGCCATTTTTTATCAAGCATGTCATGCATGAAAGCTGGTACTTTAAATACATCACGCTCTTCTTCTTGTACATTTTCATATACGTTATTTGCAACGTGTACGAATGTATCTAAACCAACAACATCTAATGTACGGAACGTTGCGCTCTTCGGACGACCAATAAGAGGGCCTGTTACAGAATCAACTTCCCCAATGCTATAGCCGCGTTTTACCATCTCTTGAAGAGTTACAAGTAAACCATACGTACCGATGCGGTTTCCAATAAAGTTTGGTGTGTCTTTTGCGATAACAACGCCTTTTCCAAGAACGTCTTCGCCAAATAATTTCATGAAGCTTAATACTTGTGGATCAGTTTCTTTCGTCGGTATTACCTCTAGAAGTTTTAAATATCGTGGTGGGTTAAAAAAGTGTGTGCCTAAGAAGTGTTTCTGGAAGTCGTCTGAACGACCTTCTGCCATTTTTTCAACTGAAATGCCTGACGTATTCGAGCTTACAATAGAACCCGGTTTACGAACAGCATCTACTTTTTCAAATAGTTTCTTTTTAATATCTAAGTTTTCAACTACTACTTCAATAATCCAATCTACATCAGCTAGACGCTCAAGATCATCTTCTAAGTTACCTGCTTCAATCAGTGCTAGGTTTCCTTTCACTGTCAGAGGAGCTGGTTTTTGCTTTAATAGTTTTTGCAGTGCCGTATTACTAAAACGATTTCTCACACTTTTATGTTCTAATGTAAGTCCCTTCGCTTCTTCTTCTTTCGTAAGCGCAGGTGGTACAATATCAAGCAATAATGTCGGAATACCAATATTAGCTAAGTGTGCCGCAATTCCTGAACCCATTACGCCTGAACCTAGAACAGCAGCCTTTTTAATTTGGAACATCCATTTCTCCCCCTATTCTTGAATGAATGCTCATTCAATTTTTCGACATAAGTCGCAATCAATGAGTGAGCCTCTACTAATAAATATATGATACTGTTTAAATTTTCGCAATATATTTATTGATAAAATTTTCTGAAATAAATATTTTTCTTTTATTTGCCCATGCTATATATGTATTTTCTTCACTAAAATACACTTTCCCTTTTTATAATCTGACGAAACTGGAGGAATATATATGGCAAAACTTAAGAAAAACCCTTCAAAGGCTGGAATTAGTGCAGCAAGCGTAACTGGAAATGCAGGTCCGCATAATCACGGTGTGGAAAAGGGCCGTCAAGGTAATAACCAACAATATAAGAAGCATAATATGGGCGAAAAATAACGCTATATTTTTGGGCAGAGAACGTGGCATAATGGGTAATGGCTGCTTTTTCTGCCCAATTTATTTGTACATATGGAAAACAAAAGAGGGAACGATGATGAAACGAACAATAGTTATGCTTGTAATGATTGCCACACTATTTACAGGGATGATTTTCTTCTCTTACGCACAAAGACAGCAAACTGTAAGAGCCGATCAACCTAGTATCACTGGGCAATACGCCATTACAATCGATGCAGACACAGGTGAAATTTTGTATGGAAAACGAGAGGACGAACGCTCTTATCCGGCTAGTATAGCCAAAATGATGACAACCCTTCTTTTACTAGAGAATGTAAAAGAGGACGAAGAAATTACAGTTACAGAGAACGCAATTAAAACAGAAAGTCAAAGTAAGAAAATTAAACTTCGTGCTGGGGAAAAGTTAAAGCGTGATGAGGCATTAAAACTGATGCTTATCATTAGTGCAGATCCAATAGCTGAATCCATCGCAGAACATATCGCAGGATCAAAAAATGAATTTGTAAAAATGATGAATGCTAGAGCGAAGGAACTTGGTACAAAGCATGCGACTTTCAAAAACGCAAGTGGTGCTGATGCACTCGGAAATAAAGTATCACCATATGACATTGCTATGATTACGAAAGAAGCATTAAAGTACCCAGTTGTTTTAGAATATATGAATTCAACACGTACAACTCTACATACTTCAGAACGCTCTCCAAATATCGCAAACTAT
This Bacillus paramycoides DNA region includes the following protein-coding sequences:
- a CDS encoding YuzL family protein; the protein is MAKLKKNPSKAGISAASVTGNAGPHNHGVEKGRQGNNQQYKKHNMGEK
- a CDS encoding D-alanyl-D-alanine carboxypeptidase family protein, producing MKRTIVMLVMIATLFTGMIFFSYAQRQQTVRADQPSITGQYAITIDADTGEILYGKREDERSYPASIAKMMTTLLLLENVKEDEEITVTENAIKTESQSKKIKLRAGEKLKRDEALKLMLIISADPIAESIAEHIAGSKNEFVKMMNARAKELGTKHATFKNASGADALGNKVSPYDIAMITKEALKYPVVLEYMNSTRTTLHTSERSPNIANYGREELYDDPYAIGSKSGLSALGKYTVVTVDEKDGKRVINVVLSSTRKQLYPDTKKMAHYAFQQLK